Proteins found in one Sporosarcina sp. FSL K6-3457 genomic segment:
- a CDS encoding DEAD/DEAH box helicase produces MSRTFTLNRLFRLGIRLTEDGLFFMTAVDDNRFVVDPDQLISYLFFNNERALYGLLAQTDGEEVQLRADQLLQAFSTLHPYASFEGLTGEDDAQLTFIREAADAWKDPNLWNYAEIEGASIRFNNKQAGLSLEAAIIIGHAVRSKLTDSVIHPDLLPSLLPHLRTYGWPGEAISTMPIQVAFRLTEPAADTDTDWLLESVIISERGTHWLPTARKVNAPAIEALPAKWKPYADDIVKKQSEMISFLGSIDIVSDESFLSTTMADMEVRTFIKEDLPLLQSFGYPVILPAWLKSVTESKMQVRTNAGMQSYRSATGLDEVLSFDWNFSLAGNPIDQNTFRKLVDENREYIRSGDEWFHIDPLWLKKIRDLMDRADAGEWTVKDLLFQDIPEEIVPLEDDDEIDDPLFAFTMQQSLRSYMDMLSEKKGLPTAGISENLQAQLRPYQEEGYDWLIFMRDNQFGACLADDMGLGKTIQLITYLLNVHARTETTTPSLIVCPTSVLGNWQKEIERFAPTLSVHTHYGPSRAKDDSFKELIGQLNPDIILTTYGTASQDGEMLANTEFASITLDEAQNIKNMQTRQSRVIRKLRGKHHIALTGTPIENRLSELWAIFDFIHRGYFGNFRKFTDNFIIPIERDDSEMDKRKLRAKISPFLLRRTKSDPDLQLNLPKKLEQNEYCPLTTEQAALYESFLEETKFKLQTLTGFEKKGLILKMLSRLKQLCNHPALFLKEPHAPAEQMLNRSDKLDRIVSMAADIAGNGEQCLIFTQYIGMGQLIRQCLSELHGIDVPFLTGSMPKGQRDRLVEAFQEGEFPIFILSLKAGGTGLNLTGANHVLHADRWWNPAVENQATDRAYRIGQTKFVHVHKFVTIGTIEEKIDKMLVEKAALSADLIQSTQWLTELSDTELDDLLSFRS; encoded by the coding sequence ATGAGTAGAACATTCACATTGAATCGCCTTTTCCGGCTTGGAATTCGCCTAACTGAGGATGGACTGTTTTTCATGACTGCTGTCGATGACAACCGTTTCGTTGTCGATCCGGACCAACTTATTTCTTATCTATTCTTCAACAATGAGCGGGCATTGTATGGACTTCTTGCACAGACGGATGGCGAAGAAGTCCAATTGCGTGCAGATCAACTGCTACAAGCCTTTTCTACTTTGCACCCCTATGCTTCATTCGAAGGACTGACAGGCGAGGATGATGCACAGCTTACTTTCATCCGTGAGGCTGCTGATGCCTGGAAGGACCCAAATTTGTGGAATTATGCGGAAATAGAAGGAGCCAGCATCCGTTTCAACAATAAACAAGCTGGCTTGTCGTTAGAGGCTGCGATTATTATTGGCCATGCTGTCCGTAGCAAACTGACTGACTCTGTCATCCATCCTGATTTGCTTCCCTCATTGTTGCCTCATTTACGGACTTACGGCTGGCCTGGTGAAGCCATTTCAACGATGCCGATTCAAGTCGCTTTCCGCTTGACCGAACCGGCTGCCGACACAGATACGGACTGGTTGCTAGAGTCTGTTATTATTAGTGAACGCGGTACACATTGGTTGCCTACCGCCAGAAAGGTCAATGCACCTGCAATAGAGGCATTACCCGCTAAGTGGAAGCCCTATGCAGATGACATTGTAAAAAAACAATCCGAAATGATATCCTTTCTTGGCTCCATCGATATCGTTTCAGATGAAAGCTTTTTATCCACCACGATGGCTGATATGGAAGTGCGTACGTTCATTAAGGAGGATCTTCCTTTATTGCAATCGTTTGGCTATCCCGTCATTTTACCCGCATGGCTAAAATCGGTAACGGAGTCAAAAATGCAGGTTCGTACAAATGCAGGTATGCAATCCTATCGCTCAGCCACTGGTCTAGATGAAGTATTATCCTTTGACTGGAATTTCTCGCTCGCTGGTAATCCTATTGATCAAAATACTTTCCGAAAACTTGTCGATGAAAATCGGGAATACATTCGGTCTGGCGACGAATGGTTCCACATTGATCCACTCTGGTTGAAGAAGATCCGAGACTTGATGGACCGAGCGGATGCTGGAGAATGGACCGTTAAAGATTTACTATTTCAAGATATCCCTGAAGAAATTGTTCCTCTGGAAGATGATGATGAAATCGATGATCCCCTTTTCGCTTTCACGATGCAGCAATCACTTCGTAGTTATATGGATATGCTATCTGAAAAAAAAGGACTACCCACTGCTGGAATTTCTGAAAATTTGCAAGCACAGCTTCGTCCTTATCAGGAGGAGGGCTATGACTGGCTCATTTTCATGCGTGACAATCAGTTTGGTGCATGCCTTGCCGATGATATGGGTCTTGGGAAGACCATTCAGCTCATTACTTATTTACTAAACGTGCATGCAAGAACAGAGACAACTACACCTTCATTGATTGTTTGTCCAACAAGTGTCCTAGGTAACTGGCAAAAAGAAATTGAACGCTTTGCTCCAACATTATCAGTCCATACACATTACGGACCATCGCGTGCGAAAGATGATAGTTTCAAGGAGCTCATCGGACAACTGAATCCTGATATTATCCTTACAACGTATGGCACGGCTTCACAGGATGGTGAAATGCTTGCGAATACTGAATTCGCGAGTATTACACTCGATGAAGCCCAGAACATCAAGAACATGCAGACAAGGCAGTCTCGCGTCATTCGGAAGCTTCGTGGTAAACACCATATTGCGCTGACCGGCACGCCGATTGAAAACCGCTTATCAGAGTTATGGGCTATTTTCGACTTTATACACAGAGGCTATTTCGGTAATTTCCGGAAGTTCACGGATAACTTCATCATCCCCATCGAGCGTGATGATTCTGAGATGGATAAACGAAAGCTACGAGCCAAAATCAGTCCATTCCTATTGCGCCGAACAAAGAGCGATCCTGATTTGCAATTGAATCTACCGAAAAAGCTTGAACAGAACGAATATTGCCCGCTAACAACCGAACAGGCCGCTCTTTATGAAAGTTTCCTGGAAGAGACGAAATTCAAATTGCAGACCCTAACTGGTTTTGAAAAGAAGGGGCTCATTTTGAAAATGCTTAGTCGGTTGAAGCAACTTTGTAATCATCCCGCCCTATTCTTGAAGGAGCCGCACGCACCTGCTGAGCAGATGTTAAACCGCTCCGACAAATTAGACAGGATTGTGTCAATGGCAGCTGATATTGCTGGTAATGGCGAACAATGCCTCATCTTCACGCAATACATCGGCATGGGGCAGCTTATTCGCCAATGTCTATCTGAGCTGCACGGGATTGATGTACCGTTCTTAACAGGTAGCATGCCGAAAGGGCAACGTGATCGGCTGGTAGAGGCTTTCCAGGAAGGTGAATTCCCTATCTTCATCCTATCATTAAAAGCTGGTGGTACTGGATTGAATTTAACAGGTGCAAACCATGTCTTACACGCGGATCGCTGGTGGAATCCTGCTGTTGAAAATCAAGCAACTGACCGTGCCTATCGAATTGGTCAGACCAAATTTGTGCATGTCCATAAATTTGTGACCATTGGAACGATTGAAGAAAAAATCGATAAAATGCTTGTGGAGAAGGCGGCACTGTCTGCTGACCTTATCCAGTCAACTCAATGGCTTACAGAATTATCAGACACAGAACTTGATGATTTGCTATCGTTTAGAAGCTAA
- a CDS encoding single-stranded DNA-binding protein, translated as MNQVALVGRITKDPILRRVSEGRVQTSFVLAVNRNFKNQNGEVDTDFVLCTMWGRGAENTAKHCGKGSLIGVGGRIQSRSYEREDKSRVYVTEVIGEDIRFIATKRRSNDNLYGEAVRSNATAPSVAETKEEEHFDLPNRETEGLPIF; from the coding sequence TTGAATCAGGTTGCACTTGTAGGGCGTATCACGAAGGATCCAATCCTAAGAAGAGTGTCGGAGGGAAGAGTACAAACCAGTTTTGTCCTCGCGGTCAATCGTAACTTCAAAAACCAGAACGGAGAAGTGGATACGGACTTTGTCCTCTGTACGATGTGGGGAAGGGGAGCGGAGAATACGGCTAAGCATTGCGGCAAAGGATCGTTAATTGGTGTCGGTGGACGAATCCAATCAAGGTCATATGAACGCGAAGACAAAAGCCGGGTCTACGTAACCGAAGTGATTGGTGAAGATATCCGTTTTATCGCCACGAAAAGGCGAAGCAATGACAATCTGTACGGAGAAGCCGTCAGGAGCAATGCAACCGCACCATCAGTAGCGGAAACTAAGGAGGAAGAACATTTTGATCTACCTAACCGCGAAACAGAAGGATTACCGATTTTTTAA
- a CDS encoding YwpF family protein: MKSFKMLSVGIVTEDSMQDFPLIDGIIINQENSHRLWVLEMFIDQVHQSTFEKWMADEALLEAKVVISYPENDPAPFRVAVESVKQIGTNISVLLKGRLKRARSQYAEQLLEELIGEGLAGNDLLRRFESDMRSRPRLKRDKEEENE, encoded by the coding sequence ATGAAATCGTTTAAAATGTTGTCTGTCGGAATCGTAACTGAAGATAGTATGCAGGATTTCCCACTTATCGATGGGATTATCATTAATCAAGAAAACAGTCATCGTCTGTGGGTTTTGGAGATGTTCATCGACCAGGTGCATCAATCCACTTTTGAAAAATGGATGGCGGATGAGGCATTACTTGAAGCAAAAGTAGTCATCTCATATCCTGAAAATGACCCAGCCCCGTTTCGTGTTGCTGTCGAATCTGTAAAACAGATTGGGACTAATATATCTGTTTTATTAAAAGGACGCTTGAAACGAGCGCGCTCACAATATGCGGAACAACTTTTGGAGGAATTGATTGGCGAAGGTTTAGCAGGCAACGACTTGCTTCGTCGTTTCGAATCAGATATGCGTTCCCGCCCACGGTTGAAAAGGGATAAGGAAGAAGAGAATGAGTGA
- the fabZ gene encoding 3-hydroxyacyl-ACP dehydratase FabZ — MLTTEQVQAILPHRYPLLMVDRILEVEEGKRAVGIKNVTINEEFFQGHFPGYPVMPGVLIVEALAQVGAVALLQKEENKGRLGFFAGIDNCRFKRQVTPGDTLRLEVEITRLRGTIVKAKAMATVDGEIACEAEITLALGPVVSKEG, encoded by the coding sequence ATGCTAACAACAGAGCAGGTACAAGCAATTTTGCCACACCGTTACCCATTACTCATGGTAGACCGGATTCTTGAGGTTGAGGAAGGTAAACGTGCTGTTGGTATAAAAAATGTAACGATTAACGAAGAATTCTTTCAAGGGCACTTTCCAGGGTATCCAGTAATGCCAGGTGTCTTAATCGTAGAAGCGCTTGCACAAGTTGGTGCAGTTGCGTTACTGCAAAAAGAAGAGAATAAAGGGCGACTTGGTTTTTTTGCAGGAATCGATAATTGTCGCTTTAAAAGGCAAGTAACACCGGGTGATACGTTGCGTCTAGAAGTGGAGATAACAAGACTCCGGGGCACAATAGTAAAAGCAAAAGCGATGGCAACCGTGGATGGGGAAATCGCCTGCGAAGCAGAAATTACATTAGCACTAGGCCCCGTCGTTTCTAAAGAGGGCTAA
- a CDS encoding DNA-directed RNA polymerase subunit beta, translated as MTDEKRNSLQQQGDDSAKMTRATRTRSSRNEHRRRSTEIEPVASRKQFWVQIRLLPIWLRIILVLLLLAGAAILGAIIGYGYIGDGEPADVLQKETWTHILDIINGKES; from the coding sequence ATGACAGATGAAAAACGAAATAGTTTGCAGCAGCAAGGTGATGATTCGGCGAAAATGACTAGGGCAACCCGGACACGGTCTTCCCGCAATGAGCATAGGAGGCGGAGTACTGAAATTGAACCAGTCGCATCTAGAAAACAATTTTGGGTACAAATTCGCCTCTTGCCAATTTGGCTTCGTATAATACTTGTCCTTCTACTACTCGCTGGGGCTGCTATACTCGGCGCTATCATTGGCTATGGCTACATCGGTGATGGCGAACCCGCCGATGTACTCCAAAAAGAGACGTGGACCCATATCCTTGATATCATAAACGGGAAAGAGTCGTAA
- a CDS encoding flagellar hook-basal body protein: protein MLRTMTTATNTLNQLQQQLDLIGNNLSNSATHGYKSSDAKFHELLYQQFNNDKADTAPRQSPLGIRYGSGAVIGQAQMNWKVGSLQTTDRQLDFALTEPKQYFNLLMPGEGGEQTVYTRQGNFYISPVANGQGMLVNADGYPVANSAGLPITFADDVTNFGVDASGMLELTHANGVVERVELGVTVMQRPNLMQRLSATSFGLPENLADLGVTQQDVLTDLLGAARTEVGISNGMLEASNVNYEKEMTDLITVQRSYQFNARTVTLADQMLGLINGIR, encoded by the coding sequence ATGTTACGCACAATGACAACGGCAACAAATACGTTAAATCAATTGCAGCAGCAGCTTGATCTAATTGGGAATAACCTTTCCAATTCAGCTACTCACGGCTATAAATCGAGCGATGCAAAATTCCATGAATTGCTTTATCAGCAATTCAATAATGATAAAGCAGATACGGCACCGCGCCAATCACCGCTTGGAATACGCTACGGCTCAGGCGCTGTAATTGGACAAGCACAGATGAATTGGAAAGTCGGTTCATTGCAAACGACAGATCGTCAACTTGATTTTGCACTGACAGAACCGAAACAATATTTTAATCTTCTTATGCCAGGCGAAGGTGGAGAACAGACTGTTTATACACGTCAAGGGAATTTCTACATTTCTCCTGTAGCAAATGGACAAGGTATGCTAGTCAATGCCGATGGTTATCCTGTTGCTAATAGCGCAGGATTACCGATTACGTTTGCGGACGATGTTACAAATTTTGGCGTGGATGCGAGTGGTATGCTGGAATTGACGCATGCTAACGGAGTAGTAGAAAGAGTTGAATTAGGCGTTACTGTTATGCAACGTCCCAATTTAATGCAGCGTCTATCTGCTACAAGCTTTGGGCTGCCTGAAAACTTAGCAGATCTGGGTGTTACACAACAAGATGTACTAACTGATCTGCTTGGTGCTGCAAGAACCGAAGTAGGCATATCAAATGGGATGCTTGAAGCGTCTAATGTTAATTATGAGAAAGAAATGACAGACCTCATCACTGTTCAACGCTCTTATCAATTCAATGCGCGGACAGTAACGCTTGCGGATCAAATGCTAGGCTTGATCAACGGGATACGATGA
- a CDS encoding flagellar hook-basal body protein, translated as MFRGFYTAGSGMIAQQRRTEMLANNLANANTPGFKAEQSSIRSFPEMYLSSINTTKIPIKDGLQLKGLSPVGALSTGVYMQETLPLFTQGQIRETELTTDVALMDGLLPIDNETGTRGAVFFRLENDNGGEHYTRNGSFTLDPSGYLTNALGYYVLDNTGQRIALQNDDIRITQEGVIMDGENAVATLGISFAQRPDTLLKQGNGMFVAEGGENLQDANAVAGVTYSMQQGYLEGSNVDAAQAMTDMMTAYRAFEANQKILQAYDRSMEKAVTEIGRVN; from the coding sequence ATGTTCCGTGGGTTTTATACAGCAGGATCAGGAATGATCGCGCAACAGCGTAGAACAGAAATGTTAGCGAACAACCTAGCAAATGCGAATACGCCAGGTTTTAAGGCAGAACAGTCATCCATTCGATCATTTCCAGAGATGTACCTGTCGAGTATTAATACGACAAAAATCCCTATTAAAGATGGTTTACAGTTGAAAGGCTTATCACCAGTTGGGGCACTTTCAACGGGTGTCTATATGCAGGAAACGTTACCGCTGTTTACGCAAGGTCAAATACGTGAAACTGAATTGACGACGGACGTGGCGCTTATGGATGGTCTTCTACCTATTGATAATGAAACAGGGACGCGAGGCGCAGTCTTTTTCAGGCTTGAAAATGACAATGGTGGCGAACACTATACGAGAAATGGTAGTTTTACACTTGATCCAAGCGGCTACTTGACGAATGCGTTAGGTTATTATGTCCTGGATAACACGGGGCAGCGAATTGCCTTGCAAAATGATGATATTCGAATCACACAAGAGGGCGTTATTATGGACGGAGAAAATGCTGTTGCAACACTTGGTATTTCATTCGCACAGCGTCCTGATACACTTCTCAAACAAGGGAACGGGATGTTCGTGGCAGAAGGCGGCGAGAACCTTCAAGATGCAAATGCAGTTGCGGGTGTGACGTATTCGATGCAACAAGGTTATTTAGAAGGATCAAATGTTGATGCTGCCCAAGCGATGACAGATATGATGACAGCGTATCGTGCATTTGAGGCCAACCAAAAAATCCTTCAAGCTTATGACCGAAGCATGGAAAAAGCAGTTACTGAAATTGGACGTGTCAACTGA
- a CDS encoding rod shape-determining protein translates to MFAKDIGIDLGTANVLIHVKGKGIVLNEPSVVAIDKQSNKVLAVGEEARQMVGRTPGNIIAIRPLKDGVIADFDITEAMLSHFINKLDVKGFLSKPRILICCPTNVTSVEQKAIRQAAEKSGGKKIYLEEEPKVAAIGAGMDIFQPSGNMVIDIGGGTTDVAVLSMGDIVTSQSIKVAGDTFDNDITQYIKRHYKLLIGERTSENIKFNVGTVFLGGRKEQMDIRGRDMVTGLPRTITVHSDEIGEALKESIYMIVHAAKTVLEKTPPELSADIIDRGVFLTGGGALLHGIDQLLAEELKVPVFISDNPLNCVAIGTGLLLENIDKIANRY, encoded by the coding sequence ATGTTTGCAAAAGATATTGGGATCGACCTCGGTACAGCCAACGTCTTAATTCATGTAAAAGGAAAAGGAATCGTTCTGAACGAACCATCAGTCGTAGCCATCGATAAGCAATCAAACAAAGTGCTTGCAGTCGGGGAAGAAGCAAGGCAGATGGTCGGTAGGACACCAGGAAATATAATCGCCATCAGGCCATTAAAAGATGGTGTGATTGCAGATTTTGATATTACAGAAGCTATGTTAAGTCATTTTATCAATAAACTAGATGTCAAAGGATTCTTATCGAAACCACGGATTCTTATCTGTTGTCCGACAAATGTTACAAGCGTTGAACAAAAAGCAATCCGACAAGCAGCTGAAAAATCAGGCGGCAAGAAGATATACCTTGAGGAAGAACCGAAAGTTGCAGCAATTGGCGCGGGAATGGATATTTTTCAACCAAGTGGTAATATGGTGATTGATATCGGCGGTGGTACGACAGATGTGGCTGTTTTATCGATGGGAGACATTGTAACTTCACAGTCCATTAAAGTAGCTGGAGATACATTCGATAATGACATCACACAATATATTAAACGGCATTATAAATTACTGATTGGGGAACGTACGTCAGAGAATATAAAATTTAATGTAGGCACGGTTTTCCTAGGAGGTCGCAAAGAACAGATGGATATCAGAGGGCGTGATATGGTAACAGGCCTGCCGCGGACAATCACCGTCCATTCTGACGAAATCGGTGAAGCACTGAAAGAATCCATCTATATGATTGTTCACGCAGCCAAAACGGTTTTGGAAAAAACGCCACCTGAATTGTCTGCTGATATTATCGATCGTGGCGTGTTCTTGACAGGGGGCGGTGCCTTACTACATGGCATCGACCAACTTCTTGCCGAAGAGTTAAAGGTGCCGGTGTTTATTTCAGATAATCCGCTCAATTGTGTCGCGATTGGGACAGGTTTATTATTGGAGAATATCGACAAAATTGCTAATCGCTATTGA
- a CDS encoding sporulation transcriptional regulator SpoIIID, whose product MHEQIRRRCVRLGKMLLETGLTVRALAKATGYSKSTVHKDLTERLPNVDVALSEEVAKILAYHKSVRHLRGGEATRIKWMNEMKKVGSS is encoded by the coding sequence GTGCACGAGCAAATACGGAGGCGATGCGTGCGCCTCGGAAAAATGTTGCTGGAGACAGGACTTACTGTACGGGCGCTGGCAAAAGCGACGGGCTATTCGAAAAGCACAGTCCACAAAGATCTGACAGAACGTTTACCAAATGTCGATGTGGCATTGTCAGAAGAGGTCGCAAAAATACTTGCCTATCATAAGTCTGTCAGACATTTACGGGGTGGCGAAGCGACAAGAATCAAATGGATGAACGAAATGAAAAAAGTAGGTAGCAGTTAA